Part of the Mya arenaria isolate MELC-2E11 chromosome 8, ASM2691426v1 genome, TCATACACTCATAAGAACTCTCAAGAAGGTATTTCATGTAATTAAGTTGTGATTTTGATGCACATTTATGGACAAATTAATGGCCCTTTTGTGACAAACAAGGCATGTGGAGGCATCCATGTCTTATGGACTCATTTCTAGTTCTCCTTTAAATCGAATCCATTGTCACGGCACTATCATCTCCAAACATTATAATCAAATTCTTTCTGAATATTATACAGACTTCTAAGTTTTGCTGACAAAGAGCTTACTCTGCTATTTCTTAATGATTAGCAATTGTAATAGGAGGCCAGTAAAGTTTGCAGGCATAAATAGGCAACATATTATGGTATGGCAGCAGGATTTGAACCCTGGATACTCAGGCCTGCAGTTTGAGACCATGATGTCCATTACAACACTTAGCGCAActtaaataacacaattttataTACCTATTTCAGTCTTTTCAAAGTTGTCACAGAcatcataaaacatgtttttaacatgttcaggtcacagtgaccttgaatgcaaaaagcttgtccgTGTGATAAATCGACAATGCTTGCAGCCATGACATTAAGGTTTGGggtgacaagtagatgacccttattgacatttaggtcatagagtcaaacgtcaaggtcacaactcatattggtcattaaaattgcgtcatatttacttattccctgctgctaagaggatacatgtttatctgcaaatatcggTCATCATATGATTGAAAACTGTActtactatcctcacactttgaatggttacaatcttaaaactgcctgaAAGAGATCCGATGTGAATGACAAATCAGCagcatttcggtccatgcatatttcattcaattgtccaaatattcctgacaacataGCGCTCAAGGGgagcataatgtttgacaaacatctcttgtttcaattttgggctgtcatttaaaaacatttctgaaaaaaggTGCAGTAAATCTTTAgtatgaaacatcaatttggtatggcctgaatattgaatgttttatctTGAAGAGTAATTCcaacaataaacatttcattatgtcaataaatacagaatttttcaagaaatactTTTTCAGATATGACAAGTTAAGTGGAGATTCCTTGTGCTAACTTAGCTTCAGGCTATTGTTATCAGCCTTGAAGGTATTATTATGTCTTTGTTTCATaatttgtgaatgttttttgtcagttttaatGCTTTCCTTCCATTTAAGGGAACACAAGGATATAATAATCAGGAGAATAAATATTACAGCACTTTTAATGACAGTCAATAATCaacaagacaaaatatataacaaagatATTGAATCACTTTACCATAATGAaagatattttatatcatatttctgtATAGTAATCTAAGAAAATTGATTTCGTCAAATACATTTATGACTCTGATTCAGAAAATTCCATCTTGTGACAATAAGCTCTTTCCAAGTTTCGAAGATGGAAAGTTCGGCGCCCTCTTCGacataaaaaacagaaaatggCTTTCAAACTTGTCCTGAAAGATTTGTTCACAGCACAGTAGAGCACAAAATTCACAGAAAAATTGATTGCTTGCATTAGGTTCGTAATACTTCTGATGATCTTGTAAGTATGGGTATTAGTTCCACCGCTTATTGTATATATGAATTTCAGGATTTCTGATGGCGACACTAATATCAGAAAGAGCACTACCACAGCTACAAGAGTGGCAGTGACACTGTTTAAGGCATTGTCCGTTTGGCGTCTGCGTGCTCGCATCTGTTTCTTCACCGGTGTGGCAATACGAGCCAGGGACCCTTGGGGACTAGAGCGCCAACTTTGATTGTTGTACGAATTTCTGTGATTATGATTATGCCGGTGATGAGGATGAAGGTGTGTTTGCTGGTGATGATTCCTGTTCACATGATGGTGTTGACTATTGCTCGAGTCTTGACGCAACTTTAAGGAGTGACAGTTTGACTGAGACGATCCACCAGAGTTGGAGTTGTAAGAGAAGAGTTCACGAGGATATTTCGTCAAAAGGACCTCTTGATTTTGTGCCGGAGCCATTGCACTGCGTAGTCTCTTGGcatgatgtattttataaatgagaCAAGTATTGAAATATAACAGAGCTATGCAGGgaataaaatcaaatacaataGCCCAGACTAGCCTGCGTATTCCAATTACTGCATCAGTGAAAACGGGCCTCTTTTCTATCACAAATACAGTACGTCGCAGATCACAGTCAAATGtttctttgattattttctCAAAGCCAAGTGGAATGGTCATGGCCAAACAAACTGCATAAATCAGGATAATAATGACCCTCGTCTTCTTCAATGAAATCAGTTTCCTTGCCTTGAAAGGATGACAAACAGCCAAGTATCGCTCACCTGCCATCGCAACAGTGAGCCAAGTACTGGTCACTATAAACCAAGTGATGAATGGTCCACTCAGCCAATCAAAGTAGGCCAAAAGGCCCAAATCTTTGTATTTATCTTGAAATTCCACTTGTGTGTATGCAAATgcaagcaaacaaaacataaaatctgAAAGCGCTAAACCTATCAATCCAATATGAGCAGATTTTTCCATCTTTGTCAACGAGTGGCTAATTTTCTCTCGTGTGAGTACCATGAAGTTCAGAACGTTCCCGATCATTCCAAATATGCAGACGATGCGAACACCAATCTCCATGCTGTAGTACTGGACATTGTTGGCCAGAATGTCGTCTGGGGATAGCGTTGCGTTGTCCATGGCGGGAACTAATGTGGTGTTGTTAGGTGGACAGCTGCCCTCCATCACCACctgcaaatatataaaacaatatatgaatTCTTTTGTCTGGGTTTTGTGGACAGCTACAGTTCCATTAGGAAGACTGTTACAATGTCATTGCTGACACACAGTAGATTCATTGCAGACAGTCGCAGTGTCATTGTAAAGACAATGTCAGCAGCTacagataaaatattgttttagtagTCCCTTTTAGGTGAAAACTAGTCATCAACATTACTCATTGTGTTTACCCTTAAAAGATGATCTTTGTTACTTTTCTGGAAAAATGTTCACGGGGAAATAAAATTCTTTAAACCTTCCGAGATCTTAAGAccaatgaaaattttaattgtattcaGGTCATTTTTGTAAATTCCACAGGAATTCTGAGGGGGGATTTCAGATGGCCTATCTGCAAAAAAAGTAAAGGTTCTGTGGGATTGCGTGTGAGCTTCTATATCTATTGATACAATGTATACATAGTTGTCATTGTAACTAGTTCTTCGATTGTTCCATCACTCTGCATGAAGCTCTGACCATGGACTATTACAAACATATCTGAATAAATGAACTATGAGGGTTtgctgggctggtattcaatattgccCTAAAGCGATTcaaagaacgatgtagctaatccaATTACTTGCTATTAATAACTGActaatagagtgaatgaagtcaatgatgtatgaccatgaGATTTACTTGAAtccatattgaataccaccccagtgGAGCTAAACTTGGTGATACAACAGCTAATCTTGAAGACTGTGACTCATTCCTTGTAGCAATTTTAGGGTTTGCCTTAAGATGCTTGCTTATGATACCTCAATCAACATGGATTTCATTGGTGTTATTGTTAGTCCATTTCAATGATGTCCAATTTACCTGATGTGAAATATCTGTTTGAAATATGGGTTTAAATAGACATTAGTTGTTATATACTGATTCAGAGGTTTTTTGATACTTAAACAGCTTGACTTTCATGAAGAATTGATGTCATAATGGTATCAAACAGTTTTATGAACTTTATTAATATGAACACACATAAACTGAACTTCTTAGCAATTACTGCTAATGGAAACAATTATGATAATAGGGGAACattatgtaaattgaatatttctGCCAAGACCTATTCAATGTAATCATCTATTAGAGCACAATGatatattacatcattaaaGAAGGCAAAAAGACTTGTTTAAATCTATATATCccttgaaattaatttaatgtcaataatttaaaactgtttgaaagcattttaccGAAATAAATGCCTCTGTTTTAATGGTCTCTTGAATTCCCAAGTAAAGAAGCACATACATCAAACAAGCCACCTCCCTTGATTTCTAGGGTATGGCTGGAAATTAAAAGATTACTTACAATGCATTAGAGAATGTCGGCTGAAGCGACAATACATCTTTATTATTCAGACACtcagttttaattataatgtcTAAAGACTAGAAAAAAATACCCCAATGATAACATCCATCAGCTATGTTTTGTTCTTATTCGGTTTAGGCTATAGAATACTGGTATTGCCTTTTTGACAAAAGATAGACTCCATGGTACATAaagctttaaaacatttcattatgtCACTGACAGTGTCACCAGTAAATCTCCCGGAATGAACTTAGAACTCTGCTCACAGTGTAAGaagtttttggactagggcacttgtggcctagttcatagccataaacgcgctatctgcattctcaagccgcatctgggggttcactgacgtaatgtattcatacgctgtatttttaCCATATGTATCCACACATCCAGTCATATGTGACAGGCAACATGCAAGAAGAAAGTCATTTTCATCATGAAATAGGTCGAAGTAATTCCAGGGACTACCGTGGGAGCATTCATTGAAGATTCAATGCATATCCTTCAGAAGGCCAGAACTTAATTTACCAGAATGGTGTTTTATTATGATCCACAGTTAAATTAATGTTAGAAAAGATTTGCTCTAGGGCTTGAgattaatattgtattatttatattgggCTTGACATTTTTTCCTGGAAGGTTTACAAATTTCCCTTGGGATTCAAGAAGACATCTTTACTACAGCTCAAGTTCAGATTGCATGTAAAGGTATCAACATTAGGGCTA contains:
- the LOC128243149 gene encoding uncharacterized protein LOC128243149, translated to MEGSCPPNNTTLVPAMDNATLSPDDILANNVQYYSMEIGVRIVCIFGMIGNVLNFMVLTREKISHSLTKMEKSAHIGLIGLALSDFMFCLLAFAYTQVEFQDKYKDLGLLAYFDWLSGPFITWFIVTSTWLTVAMAGERYLAVCHPFKARKLISLKKTRVIIILIYAVCLAMTIPLGFEKIIKETFDCDLRRTVFVIEKRPVFTDAVIGIRRLVWAIVFDFIPCIALLYFNTCLIYKIHHAKRLRSAMAPAQNQEVLLTKYPRELFSYNSNSGGSSQSNCHSLKLRQDSSNSQHHHVNRNHHQQTHLHPHHRHNHNHRNSYNNQSWRSSPQGSLARIATPVKKQMRARRRQTDNALNSVTATLVAVVVLFLILVSPSEILKFIYTISGGTNTHTYKIIRSITNLMQAINFSVNFVLYCAVNKSFRTSLKAIFCFLCRRGRRTFHLRNLERAYCHKMEFSESES